Proteins encoded within one genomic window of Hermetia illucens chromosome 2, iHerIll2.2.curated.20191125, whole genome shotgun sequence:
- the LOC119649441 gene encoding peroxisome biogenesis factor 1 — translation MFRRTFKLTYRPMRNNFVLLPSNYYDLVSTYENGCLSLSCGKVLHYVTWAPHAGPMKDTEIGINARVAKEIGLKENDLVKVALVESMLPIRSVFVTPVTAKDWEIIELSTEQIQTTLLEQTRVINSTQILVVWINRSMQVNFTVDKLKPNISYGRLDNDTELIVAPKLEANGPYVNGLNHNVSPPALARSQTFASNDGMAFNPLARSTTTSNALRSLKANPPTSFNQKAEKLERMIKDLKKENSRTFEFRVVSGKWESGQISDVFVTRSNLPEFMDLEQVYLLKTVEENDYYVNVKIVSECDTFPKNIHRTIEVNENLMKMLKIKELQKVTLRPKHTILNFLEKIELFPNVKTNYKIVERAFKSYVIENTKLYPLLLNQNQIVRLEDNLYVTVKITPEHFPYCLINEQILKECKIYAADQVKRVEYVMDIEASEDNLLSVADLISIKQFDAIVDSFVEQIKMNLCLDERNSVLKQGHFLISGAANSGKTVLIERILDKLVKKPYSCFYDIFYCTRSKGRKVDSVQKDLRQIFTAALNSAPAIVVLENLDVLAHSVGDQQTQDSEYFNRIADVVQHLIVEFTTNNPIAVIATVGNEQNLNTRLHSPRGRHIFQMIAKIPDLERDDRETILKELCSHIDSQKLNLEKFANLTEGYNFGDLVQFVERGIFYAYRINQMAPVLNNNLLAMSLENTNSYCLQGIENHNNQNSAEDDDIVEVSSLSGLESVVTVLEEVLMWPSKFPTIFDESPLRNQAGVLLFGPPGTGKTFLVSQIAKCWNLRIISVKGPELLAKYIGQSEENVRNLFNRARSAKPCLLFFDEFDSLAPKRGHDSTGVTDRVVNQLLTELDGVEGLNGVTVVAATSRPELLDPALLRSGRIDRLVECQLPNAEARLGIFKMLSRTLHLHKSVDFNYFASRTEGFTGADIQSILTTANMTAVKEVLAKTKEENLPDKIDITQTHLIDALNSTRPSLSPLDIAKYQHTYARFTNKEKNPREFVVQRATLA, via the exons ATGTTCCGCCGCACCTTCAAGCTCACGTACCGGCCGATGCGCAACAATTTTGTCCTTTTGCCGTCCAACTACTATGACTTGGTCTCCACATAT GAGAACGGGTGTCTTAGTTTGTCATGTGGGAAGGTGCTTCACTACGTGACCTGGGCGCCACACGCAGGCCCCATGAAGGATACCGAGATCGGGATAAACGCCCGAGTGGCCAAGGAGATTG GGCTCAAGGAGAATGACTTGGTGAAGGTGGCGCTTGTCGAGAGTATGCTTCCAATCAGATCCGTATTTGTAACGCCGGTCACGGCCAAGGATTGGGAAATTATT GAGCTAAGTACGGAGCAAATCCAAACTACGTTACTGGAGCAAACTCGGGTGATCAATTCGACTCAAATTCTGGTTGTGTGGATAAATCGGTCGATGCAGGTTAACTTCACAGTAG ATAAACTGAAACCCAACATAAGCTATGGTCGTTTAGATAATGACACAGAGTTAATTGTTGCTCCAAAATTAGAGGCTAATGGACCTTATGTCAACGGCTTGAACCATAATGTGTCGCCACCCGCACTAGCACGGAGCCAAACCTTTGCATCAAACGATGGCATGGCATTTAATCCGCTGGCTCGATCAACAACTACATCAAATGCCTTGCGCTCCCTTAAAGCGAATCCGCCTACAAGTTTCAATCAAAAAGCTGAAAAGCTAGAACGCATGATAAAAGacttaaagaaagaaaatagtcgAACTTTCGAATTTCGTGTGGTCTCGGGTAAATGGGAAAGCGGACAAATATCAGATGTTTTTGTAACACGATCAAATTTACCGGAATTCATGGACCTCGAACAAGTTTACCTTCTGAAAACAGTCGAAGAAAATGACTATTATGTTAATGTAAAGATCGTTTCAGAGTGCGATACTTTCCCTAAAAATATCCATAGAACgattgaagtcaatgaaaatctaatgaagatgttgaagatcAAAGAACTGCAAAAAGTCACTCTTCGACCGAAGCATACTATCTTGAATTTTCTtgagaaaatcgaactattccCAAACGTAAAGACAAACTATAAAATTGTTGAGCGAGCATTTAAGAGCTATGTCATTGAGAATACGAAATTGTATCCTTTGCTTCTCAATCAGAATCAGATAGTTCGCTTGGAGGATAATCTCTATGTGACTGTGAAGATAACCCCCGAACACTTTCCATATTGTCTGATAAACGAGCAAATCCTCAAGGAATGTAAGATCTATGCCGCTGATCAAGTGAAGCGGGTGGAATATGTAATGGATATTGAGGCGAGCGAAGACAATTTATTGAGTGTTGCTGATCTGATTAGTATCAAGCAGTTCGATGCAATTGTTGATAGCTTTGTGGAGCAAATCAAAATGAATTTGTGCTTGGATGAAAGGAATTCGGTTTTGAAACAAGGACACTTCTTGATATCAG GGGCAGCAAACTCGGGTAAAACAGTTCTAATCGAACGAATCTTAGACAAATTAGTGAAGAAACCATATTCATGCTTTTATGATATCTTCTATTGTACAAGAAGTAAAGGACGTAAG GTCGATTCCGTACAAAAGGACCTACGGCAAATTTTCACAGCTGCACTAAACAGTGCGCCAGCCATAGTCGTACTTGAAAATCTCGATGTTCTTGCGCATTCGGTGGGGGATCAACAAACACAGGATAGTGAATATTTTAATCGCATCGCTGATGTCGTACAGCATCTGATTGTTGAATTTACAACAAACAATCCAATAGCAGTAATTGCAACAGTCGGAAATGAACAGAATCTGAATACACGTTTACATTCGCCTAGAGGTCGCCATATATTTCAAATGATTGCGAAAATCCCCGATTTAGAGCGCGACGACCGCGAAACTATACTGAAAGAGTTATGTTCACATATCGACAGCCAGAAACTGAATTTGGAGAAGTTTGCCAATTTGACGGAAGGTTACAATTTCGGGGATCTTGTGCAGTTTGTGGAAAGGGGAATATTTTACGCATATAGGATAA ATCAAATGGCGCCTGTTTTGAATAACAATCTTTTGGCAATGTCACTGGAGAACACAAACTCATACTGCTTGCAGGGAATTGAAAATCATAATAACCAGAATAGCGCTGAAGACGATGATATTGTTGAAGTTTCTTCGCTTTCCGGACTCGAATCAGTTGTTACCGTTCTAGAAGAGGTCTTGATGTGGCCTTCCAAG TTTCCAACAATATTTGATGAGTCACCATTACGGAATCAAGCTGGTGTTCTACTCTTTGGCCCACCTGGAACCGGAAAGACATTCTTAG TATCTCAAATTGCCAAATGttggaacctccgaatcatctCCGTGAAAGGACCTGAACTCTTGGCGAAATACATTGGTCAAAGTGAAGAGAATGTACGAAATCTCTTTAATCGCGCGCGTAGTGCAAAACCGTGCCTCCTATTTTTCGATGAATTCGACAGTTTAGCTCCGAAACGTGGTCATGACTCTACGGGTGTAACCGATCGTGTAGTGAATCAGTTGCTGACCGAACTTGATGGTGTTGAAGGTTTAAATGGTGTAACTGTCGTTGCTGCTACATCACGACCTGAGTTATTAGATCCTGCGTTACTGCGTTCGGGAAGAATCGATCGTTTGGTAGAGTGCCAATTGCCCAATGCCGAAGCTCGTTTGGGAATCTTTAAAATGTTATCGCGAACGCTACATCTGCATAAGTCAgttgattttaattattttgcgAGTCGAACTGAAGGCTTTACGGGGGCGGATATTCAAAGTATATTGACCACCGCGAATATGACAGCTGTTAAAGAAGTGCTTGCGAAAACAAAAGAAGAG